The DNA segment CCTGCTGGAGCACTTCTGGTGGGGCTCGGTCTTCCTGATCAACATCCCGCTGATGCTGGTCAGCCTCCCCGTCGGACGGCTGCTGCTGCCCGAGTCCCGGGGCACGGCCGACGGCCCCTGGGACGTGGCCGGCGCGCTGATGGCGGCCGCGGGCCTGTTCGGCGTCGTCCTCGGGGTGAAGCGGCTCGGCGGCGGCGAGGACCCCACGAGCCCGCTCACCCTGCTGCCGCTGCTGGCCGGCGCGGCCCTCCTCGTCCTGTTCGTACGACGCCAGCGGCGGCTGCCGCATCCGCTGGTGGACCTGGGCATGTTCCGCAGGCCCGCCTTCAGCACCTCGGTGGGCTGCATCGTGCTGGCCATGCTCGCGCTGGTCGGCCTGGAGCTGATCGCCGCGCAGTACCTGCAACTGGTGCTCGGCCTGTCCCCGCTCGCCACCGGGCTGCGGCTGCTGCCGCTGACCGTGGCGGCGATGGCGGCCGGTCTGCTCGGCGCGCGCGTGCTGCGCCGGTTCGGACCGCGCCGGATGGTGTGCGCCGGCTTCTGCCTGACGGCCGCCGCGGTGCTGACCCTGACCGCGATGGGCGCCACCGACAACTCCCCGCTGCTGCTGTCCGGCTTCGTGCTGCTCGGCTTCGGCCTGGAGACCACGCTGTTCGGCGCCTACGAGTCGATGCTCAGCGAGGCCCCCGCGGACCGCGCGGGCGGGGCGGCGGCGATCGGCGAGACCTCGTACCAGCTGGGCGCCGGGATCGGCATCGCACTGCTCGGCAGTGTGATGAACGCCGCCTATACGCCCCGGCTGCACGCGGTCCCCGGGGTCTCCGCCCCGGACGCGACCGCCGCCGGGCACTCGCTGGGCGAGGCGTACGACGTCGCCGGCCGGCTCGGCGGCCCCACCGGGACCCTGCTGCGCCGGGTGGCCCGGGACTCCTTCGTGCACGGGCTGCATCTGACCCTGCTGGTGAGCGCGGGCCTGTTGCTGCTGGGCGCGGTGATGGCGCTGCGGCTGCCGCGGATCATGCAGTGCGGCGCGGAGCCGGAGACCGGCGCGGCGGCCGGGACCGCCGGGGAGTCGCGGACCGTGCCGGGCGCCGCCGAAGCGGATGCCGGGCCGGGTGCCCCCGAGTTGGCTGCCGCCGAGCCGGGTGCCGCCGGGGTGCCCTCCCCGCGGGCCTCCGACCGGCCGCGCGCCGCGGGGAAGCCGCAGGTCCCCGGGAAGCCGCGGGTCTCCGCCTGACCCCTCTGGACGTGCGGGACACTGCGCCGTAACGTCGGCCGCACAGCCGTAACTAGCGCTGCTAGTTTTCCGTATCCGGAGGGTGTCCCATGTCCGCGAAGCTGCCCCCGTTCGACGCCGCCGACCCGCTCGGGATCGACGATCTGCTGGACCCGGAGGACCTGGCGATCCGGGACACCGTCCGCGGCTGGGCGGCCGACCGTGTGCTGCCGTACGTCGCCGACTGGTACGAGAAGGGCGAGCTGCCCCGGATCCGGGAACTCGCCCGGGAGCTGGGCGGGATCGGCGCCCTCGGGATGTCCCTGACCGGGTACGGCTGCGCGGGCGCGTCGGCCGTGCAGTACGGGCTGGCCTGCCTGGAGCTGGAGGCGGCCGACTCCGGCATCCGCTCGCTGGTCTCCGTGCAGGGCTCCCTCGCCATGTACGCCATCCACCGCTTCGGCAGCGAGGAGCAGAAGCGGGAGTGGCTGCCGCGGATGGCCGCCGGCGAGGTGATCGGCTGCTTCGGCCTGACCGAGCCGGACCACGGCTCCGACCCCGCCGCGATGCGCACGCACGCCAAGAAGGACGGCGGCGACTGGGTGCTCGACGGGCGCAAGATGTGGATCACCAACGGGTCGGTCGCCGGGGTCGCCGTCGTCTGGGCGCAGACCGAGGACGGCATCCGCGGCTTCGTCGTACCGACCGACACGCCCGGTTTCTCGGCGCCCGAGATCAAGCACAAGTGGTCCCTGCGCGCCTCCGTCACCAGTGAACTCGTCCTGGACGACGTGCGGTTGCCCGCGAGCGCGGCGCTGCCGGAGGTCGTCGGGCTGCGCGGCCCGCTGAGCTGTCTCTCGCACGCCCGCTACGGCATCGTGTGGGGCGCGATGGGCGCCGCGCGCAGCAGCTTCGAGTCGGCCGTGGAGTACGCGAAGACCCGGGAGCAGTTCGGGCGGCCCATCGGCGGCTTCCAGCTCACCCAGGCCAAGCTCGCCGACATGGCGGTCGAACTGCACAAGGGAATCCTGCTCGCCCACCATCTGGGGCGGCGGATGGACGCCGGCCGCCTGCGTCCCGAGCAGGTCAGCTTCGGCAAGCTCAACAACGTCCGCGAGGCCATCGAGATCTGCCGTACGGCGCGGACGATCCTCGGTGCCAACGGGATCTCCCTCGAATACCCCGTGATGCGGCACGCGACCAACCTCGAGTCGGTGCTCACCTACGAGGGCACCGTCGAGATGCACCAGCTGGTGCTGGGCAAGGCGCTCACCGGGCTCGACGCCTTCCGGTGAGCCACCGGACGGGACGGGGCCGGTGAGCGGCCCCGCCTCAGCTCTGGTTGAAGAAGCCGTCCGAGCGGTGCGCGGACGCGTCACCGCTGATGATCTCCGTGTCGGCCGGGGTCAGCAGGAACACCCGCGTGGAGACCCGGTCGATGGAGCCGCGCAGACCGAAGATCAGCCCTGCCGCGAAGTCCACGACCCGCTTGGCGTCGCCGGGCTCCATGCTGGTGAGGTTCACGATGACCGGGACCCCCTCCCGGAACAGCTCGCCGATGGCACGGGCGTCCCGGAAGCTGTCCGGGGTGACCGTGGCGATCCGCCGGCTCTTCTCCTCGGCCTTGTCCGCGGCCACCTGGACCCGCGGGTCGGTCACCCAGGCGTCCCCGGATGTGGTGCCCTCGGAGTAGTCGTCGTCGTAGTAGCGCTCGTCATCATTGTCGTCGACGAGGCCGAGCCACGCACTCGCCTTGCGTACCGATCCCATGGACGCCTCCTCTCACAGCGGTCTCTCGTGCTTCCGCACCTTCCCCTATGGTCATCCATGATGCTGACAACGCGCCAAGTGGATAGTCGCCGCACGGGGGGTTTGTGACGGTACTGGTGCACAGCCGATCCGTCGAGACTCCTTGTCCCCCAAGGGTTGTGACACGTACGGCTGCTGACTGTGAGTGAAATATGATGGTCGGCGGCGGATGGGTGACGCCCGGTGCGTCCGGGTGAAGCCATTGCCGCCTCAACACACGGGGGAAACGCTGTGTTCGGAATAGTCAGACCCTGCTCGCATCGGCTCGGTGACCGCTTCAAGTCCGAGTGGATGGCGCATCTGTGCGGTCTCTGCCTCGCGTTGCGCCGCGACCATGGTCAGCTCGCACGTGTCGTCACCAACTATGACGGTTTGCTGATCTCCGTGTTGACGGAGGCTCAACTCGGCCGGAGCGAGGGCGGACGGCGTACGGCGGGACCGTGCGCGCTGCGCGGGATGCGGACGGCGTCCGTCGCACAGGGCGAGGGCGCGCGGCTCGCTGCCGCCGTCTCCCTGGTGCTCGCCGCGGCGAAGGTCCGCGACCATGTCGCCGACCGGGACGGGCTGCTGGCCCGGCGGCCCGTGGCCCTCGCCGCCCGCAAGGTCGCGGCGGGCTGGGGCCGGGCCGGGGCGGCGGGCGGGGCGGCGGTCGGCTTCGACACCGGTGTCCTGGTGGACGCCGTCGACCGGCAGCTCGGCATCGAGACGCTGGCCGGGCCCGGCACCCCGCTGCTGACCGTCACCGAGCCCACCGAGACGGCCACCGCGGCCGCGTTCGCGCACACCGCGCGGCTGTCCGGGCGGCCCGGCAACGCGGCCTCGCTCGCCGAGGCCGGGCGGCTCTTCGGGCGGCTCGCGCATCTGCTGGACGCGGTGGAGGACCAGGAGGCCGACGCGGCCGGCGGCGCCTGGAACCCGCTCACCGCCACCGGCACCCCCCGCGCCGAGGCCCGGCGGCTCGCCGACGACGCGGTGCACGGCATCCGACTCGCGCTGAAGGACGCCGAGTTCAGCGAGGGCGCGCTGGTGCATCTGCTGCTCGTGCACGAACTGCGGCGCTCGGTGGACCGGGCGTTCGGCGCGACGACCTGCGGACACACCGGCGCGGAGGGCGCGTTCGGGCCGCCGACCGGGCCGTACGCGCCGGGCGGCCCGTACGGCACCCCGCACGGCAACCCCTACGGCGTCCCGCACGGCGGGGGGCCGCAGGGCCCGGACAAGCGGGGCTTCTGGGCGGGCTGCGCCGCCGCTCTGGCCGTGTGCTGCACCTGCAAGGTGTGCTGCGCCGACGAGTTCGAGGGGCCGTGGTCGCGCAAGCGGCGCGACGGCTGCTGCGCCTCCTGCGACTGCGACTGGTCGTGCTGTGAGGCCCTGGAGTGCTGCGAGTGCTGCGAGTGCTGTGCCTGCGACTGCGGCTGCTGACCCCCGCTCGGATCGCTGACCCCGCTCAGCCCTTGATCTCCGGCGGGGAGATCTCCGACTTCGTGATCGCCGAGCCCGTCGTGCCCCACTTCTTCAGGATTCTGTCGTAGGTGCCGTCGGCGATCAGCCGGTCCACCGCGGCCTGGAAGGCGGGCGCGAGTCTCGTGCCCTTCTTGAAGGCGAAGCCGACGTCCAGGCGGTGGAACTCGTTGAGGAACTTCACGCCCGGCTGCCGCGCGACGGCGTAGCGCAGTCCGTTGATCGTGGACATCACGACATCGCTGCGGCCCTGCTGCACCGAGGACCAGATCGCGCTCGGCTCGGCGTACGTCTGCACCTGGTACGGCTTCTTGCCCGCGTCGGTGCACAGGTGCCTGCTCTCCTCCAGGGTGGCCTCGAAGGTGGTGCCGGCGCCGGTCGCCACGTTCAGCCCGCACAGCTGCCTCAGATCGGTGATCCGGCCGAGCTTGCTGTCCTTGCGGGTGGCGAAGCCCTGGCCGTCGTTGATGTAGGTGACGAAGTCGATGGTCCTGCGCCGCTCGTCGGTCACGCCGAAGTTGCTCGCGCCGACGTCGTACTTGCCGCTGTCCAGGGCGGGCAGGATCGCCTCGAAACTCGCCTGGTCCACGGTCAGTTTCAGCCCCAGCACCCTGGCGACCGCCTTGGTGAAGTCGACGTCCTGGCCGGTCAGCGTTGTGCCGTCGGCGAGGTAGGTGGTGCCGGGCGGGGTGCCGCCGACGCTGATCGCGACGGTGAGGTGCCTGGTGCCGGGCGGCAGCAGCTTCGCCGCCGCCGGGTCGGTCCGCTCTTTCGACACCACGTCCGTGGTCGGCACCGCCGCGGACCCGGCCGCCACGCCGGAGGCGTCCGCAGCGCCGGCGCCCGCGCCGGAGCCGCAGGCGGTGAGGAGCAGGGCGGTCGAGGCCACGGCGGTAAAGGGCATGACAAATCGATAGATCGGCGTACGCATCGACGGCGTTCTCCTGAACGGGAGACCTGAACGGGAAAAGGGTGTGCACGAGTGCGAGGGGCTGCGAGGGGCTGTGAGGGGAGGGGCGCGTGTGAAGGCGCGGTGGAGCGGGGGAAGCGCGAAAACGCGGGAGATCAGGAACGCGGGGGATCGGGAGATCAGCAACGCGGGAGATCAGCAACGCGGAGAGCGCGAAGCGGGCCCGCCGGAGACAGGCGTGCGCAGGGGGTCAGCTCAACAGGAGGAGGACCACACGCGACCGAAGTCGATGTGGGAGCGGGTGACCAGCCACTGCTGTGGATGCATGGGGCAAGTGGAACAGGCATCCGGTTCCGCGTCAACTGACGTGAGACGTA comes from the Streptomyces sp. SUK 48 genome and includes:
- a CDS encoding DUF5685 family protein; this translates as MFGIVRPCSHRLGDRFKSEWMAHLCGLCLALRRDHGQLARVVTNYDGLLISVLTEAQLGRSEGGRRTAGPCALRGMRTASVAQGEGARLAAAVSLVLAAAKVRDHVADRDGLLARRPVALAARKVAAGWGRAGAAGGAAVGFDTGVLVDAVDRQLGIETLAGPGTPLLTVTEPTETATAAAFAHTARLSGRPGNAASLAEAGRLFGRLAHLLDAVEDQEADAAGGAWNPLTATGTPRAEARRLADDAVHGIRLALKDAEFSEGALVHLLLVHELRRSVDRAFGATTCGHTGAEGAFGPPTGPYAPGGPYGTPHGNPYGVPHGGGPQGPDKRGFWAGCAAALAVCCTCKVCCADEFEGPWSRKRRDGCCASCDCDWSCCEALECCECCECCACDCGC
- a CDS encoding ABC transporter substrate-binding protein, whose amino-acid sequence is MPFTAVASTALLLTACGSGAGAGAADASGVAAGSAAVPTTDVVSKERTDPAAAKLLPPGTRHLTVAISVGGTPPGTTYLADGTTLTGQDVDFTKAVARVLGLKLTVDQASFEAILPALDSGKYDVGASNFGVTDERRRTIDFVTYINDGQGFATRKDSKLGRITDLRQLCGLNVATGAGTTFEATLEESRHLCTDAGKKPYQVQTYAEPSAIWSSVQQGRSDVVMSTINGLRYAVARQPGVKFLNEFHRLDVGFAFKKGTRLAPAFQAAVDRLIADGTYDRILKKWGTTGSAITKSEISPPEIKG
- a CDS encoding MFS transporter is translated as MSGTTTAALRPRRRTAGPGANRWVVLVVLCASLLLVALDATVLHVAVPAVSEDLRPSAIQLLWIVDVYPLVCAALLILFGTLGDRVGRRRVLLLGYALFGVASAVAACAHTAEVLILARALLGVGGAMIMPATLSILRQVFPDRRERALAIGVWSAVAAVGAAVGPLLGGFLLEHFWWGSVFLINIPLMLVSLPVGRLLLPESRGTADGPWDVAGALMAAAGLFGVVLGVKRLGGGEDPTSPLTLLPLLAGAALLVLFVRRQRRLPHPLVDLGMFRRPAFSTSVGCIVLAMLALVGLELIAAQYLQLVLGLSPLATGLRLLPLTVAAMAAGLLGARVLRRFGPRRMVCAGFCLTAAAVLTLTAMGATDNSPLLLSGFVLLGFGLETTLFGAYESMLSEAPADRAGGAAAIGETSYQLGAGIGIALLGSVMNAAYTPRLHAVPGVSAPDATAAGHSLGEAYDVAGRLGGPTGTLLRRVARDSFVHGLHLTLLVSAGLLLLGAVMALRLPRIMQCGAEPETGAAAGTAGESRTVPGAAEADAGPGAPELAAAEPGAAGVPSPRASDRPRAAGKPQVPGKPRVSA
- a CDS encoding cell division protein SepF, giving the protein MGSVRKASAWLGLVDDNDDERYYDDDYSEGTTSGDAWVTDPRVQVAADKAEEKSRRIATVTPDSFRDARAIGELFREGVPVIVNLTSMEPGDAKRVVDFAAGLIFGLRGSIDRVSTRVFLLTPADTEIISGDASAHRSDGFFNQS
- a CDS encoding acyl-CoA dehydrogenase family protein — its product is MSAKLPPFDAADPLGIDDLLDPEDLAIRDTVRGWAADRVLPYVADWYEKGELPRIRELARELGGIGALGMSLTGYGCAGASAVQYGLACLELEAADSGIRSLVSVQGSLAMYAIHRFGSEEQKREWLPRMAAGEVIGCFGLTEPDHGSDPAAMRTHAKKDGGDWVLDGRKMWITNGSVAGVAVVWAQTEDGIRGFVVPTDTPGFSAPEIKHKWSLRASVTSELVLDDVRLPASAALPEVVGLRGPLSCLSHARYGIVWGAMGAARSSFESAVEYAKTREQFGRPIGGFQLTQAKLADMAVELHKGILLAHHLGRRMDAGRLRPEQVSFGKLNNVREAIEICRTARTILGANGISLEYPVMRHATNLESVLTYEGTVEMHQLVLGKALTGLDAFR